One stretch of Saccharopolyspora erythraea DNA includes these proteins:
- a CDS encoding GyrI-like domain-containing protein, giving the protein MTDKIDFKRQIGAYRARRGRLEIVDMPDLQYLMIDGHGDPNTTPAFADAAEALYPLAYRLKFASKRTLGRDYVVMPLEGLWWADDMDAFTASRDKSRWDWTLMIMVPDWIDQGMFADTIDQIATKDRPRRLDEVRLASLSEGRCVQTLHVGSYDDEAEVLARMHHEFIPDNGLRMVGKHHEIYLSDFRKVAPEKLRTILRQPVSASDS; this is encoded by the coding sequence ATGACGGACAAGATTGACTTCAAGAGACAGATCGGCGCCTACCGCGCGAGACGAGGTCGGCTCGAAATCGTGGACATGCCGGACCTGCAGTACCTCATGATCGACGGGCACGGCGACCCCAACACCACCCCGGCCTTCGCCGACGCTGCCGAGGCGCTCTACCCGCTGGCCTACAGGCTGAAGTTCGCCAGCAAGCGAACCCTTGGGCGAGACTACGTCGTCATGCCTCTGGAAGGCCTGTGGTGGGCTGACGACATGGACGCGTTCACGGCGTCACGAGACAAGTCCCGGTGGGACTGGACCTTGATGATCATGGTCCCTGACTGGATCGACCAGGGCATGTTCGCCGACACCATCGACCAGATCGCGACCAAGGATCGCCCGCGGCGTCTCGACGAGGTTCGCCTGGCATCGCTGTCCGAGGGCCGCTGCGTGCAGACACTGCATGTCGGCTCCTACGACGACGAGGCCGAAGTGCTGGCACGAATGCACCACGAGTTCATCCCGGACAACGGGCTCCGGATGGTCGGCAAGCACCACGAGATCTACCTCAGCGACTTCCGCAAGGTCGCGCCCGAGAAGCTCCGCACCATCCTCAGGCAGCCGGTCAGCGCGTCAGACTCCTGA